The sequence ACCCTTACCCTCGATGTGGCCCAACGCCTCAAGCGCAAGCTGGAGGCCGTCGGCTACAAGGTCATTCTGACCCGCGACTCGGACAAGTACGTTTCGCTCGGAGCCCGTCCCGCCCTGGCCAACCAGGTCAACGCCGACCTGTTCATAAGCCTGCACTTCAACGCGGTGGACGACCCCCGAGTCAGCGGCGTGGAGACTTACGCCATGACGCCACCCTACCTGCCCTCGACCAGCGGCTCCACCCTCACCGCCTCGGCCCGCAAGTCCTACCCCGGGAATAAAAATGATCCCTGGAACCTGCTCGCCGCCTACTACCTGCAAACCTCCATGGTCCGCAACCTGGGCGCGACTGACCGTGGGCTCAAGCGCGCGCGCTTTGCCGTGCTCAAGGATCTCAACTGCCCCGGCGTGCTCATCGAGGGTGGCTTCCTCTCCAACCCGGCCGAAGCCGAGCGCCTGAAAACTTCCGCCGAGCGCGAGAAACTCGCCAACTCCTTGCTGGAGGGCATCCTCCTCTACCAGAAAAAACTCAACATCCTGCGCGGAAAAGGATAAAACGCTCCCGTGAATTTCCTGTCCT comes from Ruficoccus amylovorans and encodes:
- a CDS encoding N-acetylmuramoyl-L-alanine amidase, yielding MSNPHACFRPWALLPLLITAFLLIPSPRAAAQATINGTTYISLDTVAGQLGMSSRWIKSGEEAELKSQWTTMRFLVHKRWFFLNGERIYLGMPVASNRGQAMIAQRDYDTTIRPLLTPTQFEPVPKLYRIVIDPGHGGKDPGAQNTSRGVNEKTLTLDVAQRLKRKLEAVGYKVILTRDSDKYVSLGARPALANQVNADLFISLHFNAVDDPRVSGVETYAMTPPYLPSTSGSTLTASARKSYPGNKNDPWNLLAAYYLQTSMVRNLGATDRGLKRARFAVLKDLNCPGVLIEGGFLSNPAEAERLKTSAEREKLANSLLEGILLYQKKLNILRGKG